In one window of Ruminococcus hominis DNA:
- a CDS encoding ABC transporter ATP-binding protein, with product MLELKNIHKFYNHGTINEMCLFENFNLTIDDGQFVSVVGSNGSGKTSMLNLICGSIPLDSGSIIIDGKDIAKEKEFKRNQYIGRVFQNTAMGTCPSMTIAENMALADNKGKIYGLRMGKNKARLDFYREQLSQLGLGLEDKMDVKVGVLSGGQRQAMALLMATLTPIRFLILDEHTAALDPKTADLIMELTDKVVKEKHLTTIMVTHNLRYAVEYGDRLLMLHQGKAVMDYSGEEKKKIQIEDILGKFNEISIECGN from the coding sequence ATGCTTGAGTTAAAAAATATTCATAAATTTTATAATCATGGAACAATCAATGAAATGTGTTTGTTTGAAAATTTCAACTTAACAATTGATGATGGCCAATTTGTTTCTGTGGTGGGAAGTAATGGCTCCGGAAAAACATCTATGCTGAATTTAATTTGTGGAAGCATTCCTCTTGATTCAGGAAGTATTATCATTGACGGAAAAGATATTGCAAAAGAGAAGGAATTTAAGAGAAATCAATATATTGGCCGAGTATTTCAGAATACGGCAATGGGAACATGTCCAAGTATGACCATTGCAGAGAATATGGCACTTGCAGATAATAAGGGTAAGATATATGGTCTTCGTATGGGAAAAAATAAAGCAAGACTGGATTTTTATCGCGAGCAGCTTAGTCAGTTAGGTCTTGGTCTTGAAGACAAGATGGATGTTAAAGTAGGTGTATTGTCGGGCGGACAGCGTCAGGCAATGGCACTTTTAATGGCAACCCTCACACCAATCCGTTTTTTGATCTTAGATGAGCACACTGCGGCATTAGATCCTAAAACAGCAGATTTGATTATGGAATTGACTGATAAGGTTGTGAAAGAGAAGCATTTGACAACAATTATGGTAACACACAATCTTCGATATGCAGTAGAGTATGGCGACAGACTGTTGATGTTACATCAGGGAAAAGCAGTTATGGATTACTCCGGAGAAGAAAAAAAGAAAATACAAATTGAGGATATTCTTGGAAAATTCAATGAAATCAGTATTGAATGTGGAAATTAA
- the gyrB gene encoding DNA topoisomerase (ATP-hydrolyzing) subunit B, producing MGATGTEFDAEYGADQIQILEGLEAVRKRPGMYIGSTSGRGLHHLVYEIVDNSVDEALAGYCDIITVTINKENSITVVDNGRGIPVGINHKTGLPAVEVVFTVLHAGGKFGGGGYKVSGGLHGVGASVVNALSEWLEVEIYHEGKIYKQRYERGKVIYKLKVIGECDPELSGTKVTFLPDKEIFEETIFDYDTLKQRFREMAFLTKGLKIILRDEREEELVERTFHYEGGIKEFVTYLNKSKTPLYDQIIYCEGMKDNVYVEVAMQHNDSYSDNTYGFVNNITTPEGGTHVVGFRNALTKTFNDYARKNKLLKDSEPNLTGEDIREGLTAIISVKIEDPQFEGQTKQKLGNSEARGAVDNIVSTQLGIFLEQNPAVGKMTVEKSVMAQRAREAARKARDLTRRKSALEGMSLPGKLADCSDKDPVNCEIYIVEGDSAGGSAKTARDRATQAILPLRGKILNVEKARLDKIYANAEIKAMITAFGTGIHDDFDISKLRYHKIIIMTDADVDGAHISTLLLTFLYRFMPELIKQGYVYLAQPPLYKLEKNKKIWYAYSDEELNDILAEVGRDGNNKIQRYKGLGEMDAEQLWDTTMDPEHRVLLRVTMDDETSSELDLTFTTLMGDKVEPRREFIEENAKFVKNLDI from the coding sequence ATGGGTGCAACAGGTACAGAATTTGACGCTGAATATGGAGCGGATCAAATCCAGATTTTGGAAGGATTAGAAGCGGTTCGAAAAAGACCGGGTATGTACATCGGCAGCACCTCGGGGAGAGGACTTCATCATCTGGTATATGAGATTGTCGACAACTCTGTTGACGAGGCACTGGCAGGATATTGTGATATAATCACAGTTACGATCAACAAAGAAAACTCTATTACGGTTGTTGATAATGGTCGAGGTATTCCGGTTGGAATCAACCATAAGACAGGACTTCCGGCAGTAGAAGTTGTATTTACAGTCCTTCATGCCGGCGGTAAATTCGGTGGCGGAGGATACAAGGTATCCGGAGGTCTGCATGGAGTAGGTGCATCTGTTGTAAATGCACTTTCAGAATGGCTTGAAGTAGAAATTTATCACGAAGGAAAGATTTATAAACAGAGATATGAGCGTGGTAAAGTTATTTATAAATTAAAAGTGATCGGAGAATGTGACCCGGAATTATCAGGAACAAAAGTTACATTTTTGCCTGATAAAGAGATATTCGAGGAGACAATATTTGACTATGACACATTAAAACAGCGTTTCCGCGAGATGGCATTTTTGACAAAAGGACTGAAGATCATTCTTCGTGACGAACGTGAAGAGGAATTGGTTGAGCGGACATTCCATTACGAAGGCGGTATCAAGGAATTTGTTACTTACCTGAACAAAAGTAAGACACCGTTGTACGACCAGATCATTTATTGCGAAGGCATGAAAGATAATGTGTATGTAGAAGTTGCAATGCAGCACAATGATTCGTATAGCGATAATACGTATGGATTTGTTAATAACATTACAACGCCGGAAGGTGGAACCCATGTGGTTGGATTCCGTAATGCATTGACAAAGACATTTAATGATTATGCAAGAAAGAATAAGCTGCTTAAAGACAGCGAACCGAATCTGACAGGTGAGGATATCCGAGAGGGTCTTACAGCCATTATCAGTGTTAAGATTGAGGACCCTCAGTTTGAAGGACAGACAAAACAGAAATTAGGAAATAGCGAGGCAAGGGGGGCGGTAGATAATATCGTTAGTACTCAGCTTGGTATTTTCCTTGAGCAGAATCCGGCTGTCGGTAAAATGACAGTTGAGAAGTCTGTAATGGCACAGCGTGCAAGAGAAGCTGCCAGAAAGGCAAGGGACCTGACAAGAAGAAAATCCGCGTTGGAAGGCATGTCACTTCCTGGAAAGCTGGCTGACTGTTCGGATAAAGATCCGGTTAATTGTGAAATTTACATCGTCGAGGGAGATTCCGCCGGCGGTTCTGCAAAGACGGCAAGAGATCGTGCAACGCAGGCTATTTTGCCACTGCGAGGCAAGATTCTGAACGTAGAGAAAGCACGTCTGGATAAAATTTATGCAAATGCAGAGATCAAAGCGATGATCACAGCATTTGGAACAGGTATCCATGATGATTTTGATATTAGCAAACTGCGTTATCACAAAATTATTATCATGACCGATGCCGATGTGGATGGTGCCCATATTAGTACACTGCTGTTGACATTCCTGTATCGTTTTATGCCGGAACTGATCAAACAGGGATATGTATATCTGGCACAGCCTCCGTTGTATAAGCTGGAAAAAAATAAAAAAATCTGGTATGCATACAGCGATGAAGAATTGAATGATATTTTAGCTGAAGTAGGACGAGATGGAAATAATAAGATCCAGCGATACAAAGGTCTTGGAGAGATGGATGCAGAGCAGCTGTGGGATACAACAATGGATCCTGAGCATCGTGTACTGCTTAGAGTTACAATGGATGATGAGACATCATCAGAACTTGATTTGACGTTTACAACCCTGATGGGTGATAAGGTTGAACCGAGACGTGAGTTCATTGAAGAAAATGCAAAATTCGTCAAAAACTTAGATATCTAA
- a CDS encoding ABC transporter permease, with protein MDFLISVLEQGMIYGIMALGVYITYKILDFPDLGVDGTFPMGAAVTAALLKVGVNPYLTLIIAFAAGIVAGICTGLIHVKFKVRDLLSGIIMMTGLYTINLYIAGTNNVPLFSCNTIFRNEMTKKLFGNQVPAWMDIVIILVLVLICKILMDLYMKTQSGYLLRAVGDNDVIVTSLAKDKGNVKILGLAISNGLVALSGCVFAQQSKVFDISMGTGALVIGLASVIIGMSFFKKMSFVKATTAVIIGSIFYKLCVALALKFAGATATKLVTAILFLVILVVSVDRKKKVKVNA; from the coding sequence ATGGATTTTTTAATCAGTGTATTAGAACAAGGTATGATTTATGGAATCATGGCACTTGGAGTATATATCACATATAAAATTCTGGATTTTCCAGATTTAGGAGTAGACGGAACATTTCCAATGGGCGCGGCTGTTACGGCAGCATTATTGAAAGTTGGTGTCAATCCATATCTGACATTGATTATCGCATTTGCAGCAGGAATCGTTGCCGGAATATGTACAGGATTGATTCATGTAAAGTTTAAGGTAAGAGATTTGTTATCAGGTATCATTATGATGACAGGATTATATACAATTAATTTGTATATTGCAGGAACAAACAATGTGCCATTATTTTCCTGCAATACAATTTTCAGAAATGAAATGACAAAAAAACTGTTCGGAAACCAGGTTCCGGCATGGATGGATATTGTAATTATTTTGGTTCTTGTATTAATCTGTAAAATATTAATGGACTTGTACATGAAAACACAGTCAGGATATTTGCTTCGTGCGGTTGGCGATAATGATGTAATTGTAACATCTCTTGCCAAAGATAAGGGAAATGTAAAGATTCTTGGGCTTGCAATCTCAAATGGACTTGTTGCTTTGAGTGGATGTGTATTTGCACAGCAATCAAAAGTTTTTGATATTTCAATGGGAACCGGTGCACTTGTCATAGGTCTTGCCAGCGTTATCATCGGAATGAGTTTCTTTAAGAAAATGTCATTTGTAAAAGCAACAACAGCAGTTATTATAGGTTCTATATTTTATAAATTATGTGTTGCACTTGCTCTCAAATTCGCAGGAGCAACAGCAACAAAATTAGTTACAGCAATTCTGTTCCTTGTGATTTTAGTTGTTAGTGTAGACAGAAAGAAGAAGGTGAAAGTCAATGCTTGA
- the gyrA gene encoding DNA gyrase subunit A: MEDNIFDKVHEVDLKKTMETSYIDYAMSVIAARALPDVRDGLKPVQRRILYSMIELNNGPDKPHRKCARIVGDTMGKYHPHGDSSIYGALVNLAQEWSTRYPLVDGHGNFGSVDGDGAAAMRYTEARLSKISMEMTADINKDTVDFVPNFDETEKEPTVLPSRFPNLLVNGTSGIAVGMATNIPPHNLREVISAVVRIIDDQIEDRPETTLEEILEIVKGPDFPTGAEILGTKGIEESYRTGRGKIRVRAISNIEPMQNGKNRIVVTELPFMVNKARLIEKIAELVRDKKIDGITDLSDQSSREGMRICIELRRDVNPNIILNQLYKHTQLQDTFGVIMLALVNNQPKVMNLLEMLNYYLQHQEEVVTRRTKYDLNKAEERAHILEGLLIALDNIDEVIRIIRASKNVQEAKAELIEKFELTEVQAQAIVDMRLRALTGLEREKIENEYAELMKKIEEYRAILADRKVLLGVIKKEILVISEKYGDDRRTQIGYDEYDISMEDMIPRQDVVITMTKLGYIKRMTIDTFKSQNRGGKGIKGMQKLDDDYIQELFMTSTHDYIMFFTNTGRVYRLKGYEIPEASRTSRGTAIINMLQLMPEEKITAMIPIKAYDDNLCLFMATEQGLVKKTPLREYVNVRKKGLAAITLRDDDQLIEVKITDNEKDIILVTKYGQCIRFDEKDVRTTGRTSMGVRGINLSDGDVVIGMQVDTQGDCLLIVSEKGMGKRTAMGEFTAQNRGGKGVKCYKITEKTGNVVGMKAVNEDDEIMMINSDGIIIRMACDTISKYGRITSGVKLINLKENETVVSIAKVRRTSAEIDGEEVEISEEESQ; this comes from the coding sequence ATGGAAGATAATATTTTTGATAAAGTTCATGAAGTCGATTTGAAAAAGACGATGGAAACATCTTATATCGACTATGCCATGAGCGTTATTGCCGCACGTGCGCTTCCGGATGTAAGAGATGGATTAAAACCGGTACAGAGAAGAATTCTGTATTCGATGATAGAATTGAATAATGGTCCGGATAAGCCGCATCGTAAATGTGCACGTATCGTCGGAGATACGATGGGAAAATATCACCCACATGGTGATAGTTCAATTTATGGTGCCTTGGTAAACCTTGCTCAGGAATGGTCTACCAGATATCCTCTGGTAGATGGTCACGGAAACTTCGGTTCAGTAGATGGTGATGGTGCTGCTGCCATGCGATACACAGAAGCTCGTTTGAGTAAGATTTCCATGGAGATGACAGCGGATATCAACAAAGATACTGTTGATTTCGTGCCGAACTTTGATGAGACAGAGAAAGAGCCAACTGTACTGCCATCAAGATTTCCAAATCTTTTGGTTAACGGAACATCAGGTATTGCAGTAGGTATGGCAACAAATATACCACCACACAATCTTCGTGAGGTTATCAGTGCTGTAGTAAGAATCATTGATGATCAGATTGAAGATCGTCCGGAGACAACGCTGGAAGAGATTCTCGAGATTGTAAAAGGTCCTGACTTCCCGACAGGAGCAGAAATTCTGGGAACAAAAGGAATCGAGGAATCTTATCGCACAGGACGTGGAAAGATTCGTGTACGTGCAATTTCTAATATTGAGCCAATGCAGAATGGAAAGAATCGTATTGTTGTAACAGAACTTCCATTCATGGTAAATAAAGCAAGATTAATTGAAAAAATCGCAGAGCTGGTAAGAGACAAAAAAATTGATGGAATTACAGATTTGAGTGATCAGTCAAGCAGAGAAGGTATGAGAATCTGTATTGAACTGCGTCGTGATGTAAATCCGAACATTATTTTGAATCAGTTATATAAACATACGCAGCTACAGGATACATTTGGTGTAATTATGCTTGCGCTGGTCAATAATCAGCCAAAAGTAATGAATCTGCTTGAGATGCTAAATTATTATCTGCAGCATCAAGAAGAGGTTGTTACAAGAAGAACCAAATATGATCTGAATAAAGCAGAAGAACGTGCGCATATTTTAGAGGGATTATTGATCGCCTTAGATAACATCGATGAAGTGATCCGTATTATCCGTGCGTCTAAAAATGTGCAGGAAGCAAAAGCAGAATTAATAGAAAAATTTGAACTGACAGAAGTACAGGCACAGGCTATCGTAGATATGCGTCTGAGAGCTCTGACAGGTTTGGAACGCGAAAAGATTGAAAATGAATACGCAGAATTGATGAAAAAGATTGAGGAATACAGAGCTATTTTGGCAGACCGTAAAGTTCTTCTTGGCGTTATCAAAAAAGAGATTCTTGTGATTTCTGAAAAATATGGTGATGATCGAAGAACACAGATTGGCTATGATGAATATGATATCTCGATGGAAGATATGATTCCAAGACAGGATGTCGTTATTACAATGACAAAATTGGGATACATTAAACGTATGACAATCGACACATTCAAGAGTCAGAATCGTGGAGGAAAAGGAATCAAGGGTATGCAGAAACTGGATGATGATTATATCCAGGAATTATTCATGACCTCTACACACGATTATATTATGTTCTTCACAAATACAGGACGTGTATATCGTTTGAAAGGATATGAAATCCCGGAAGCTTCCAGAACATCAAGAGGTACAGCAATCATTAATATGCTGCAGCTGATGCCGGAAGAAAAGATTACAGCAATGATCCCAATTAAGGCATATGATGATAATCTGTGCTTATTTATGGCAACAGAGCAGGGTCTTGTTAAGAAGACACCGCTTAGAGAATATGTCAATGTGCGCAAGAAAGGTCTTGCTGCAATCACGTTGCGTGATGACGATCAGTTGATCGAAGTAAAAATTACAGACAATGAAAAAGATATTATTCTTGTAACCAAATATGGTCAGTGTATCCGCTTTGACGAGAAAGATGTCCGTACTACAGGAAGAACTTCTATGGGTGTACGCGGTATTAATCTCAGTGATGGTGATGTAGTGATCGGTATGCAGGTAGACACACAGGGAGATTGTCTGTTGATTGTATCTGAAAAAGGTATGGGTAAACGTACAGCTATGGGTGAATTTACTGCACAAAACCGTGGCGGTAAAGGTGTAAAATGTTACAAGATTACAGAGAAAACAGGTAATGTAGTTGGTATGAAGGCTGTAAATGAAGACGATGAAATTATGATGATCAACAGCGATGGAATTATCATCCGTATGGCTTGTGATACAATTTCTAAGTATGGCAGAATTACATCCGGTGTGAAACTTATTAACCTGAAAGAAAATGAGACTGTAGTAAGCATTGCGAAAGTACGCAGAACATCTGCGGAAATTGATGGTGAAGAAGTGGAGATTTCTGAAGAAGAATCACAATAG
- a CDS encoding Fe-S-containing hydro-lyase → MDKHITAPITKEVARTLKAGDYVYITGTIYTARDAAHKRMYEILEKGEDLPIDIKEQIIYYMGPSPAREGRPIGSAGPTTASRMDKYAPQLLDLGQGAMIGKGKRSQAVIDAIVRNDAVYFAAVGGAGALLSKCITSSEVVAYEDLGTEAIRKLTVENFPVIVVIDSEGNNLYETAIKQYCVEK, encoded by the coding sequence ATGGATAAACATATAACAGCTCCGATTACAAAAGAAGTAGCAAGAACATTAAAAGCAGGAGATTATGTATACATAACAGGAACAATCTATACTGCACGTGATGCTGCACATAAAAGAATGTATGAAATCCTTGAAAAGGGTGAAGACTTACCAATAGATATTAAAGAACAGATAATCTATTATATGGGACCGTCTCCTGCAAGAGAAGGCAGACCAATTGGTTCAGCGGGTCCGACAACAGCAAGCCGTATGGACAAGTATGCACCGCAGCTATTAGATCTTGGACAAGGTGCAATGATAGGAAAAGGAAAACGTTCACAAGCTGTAATTGATGCAATTGTGAGAAATGATGCAGTATACTTTGCAGCAGTTGGAGGAGCAGGAGCATTATTATCAAAATGTATTACGAGTTCAGAAGTTGTTGCGTATGAAGATCTTGGAACAGAGGCTATTCGTAAATTAACAGTAGAAAATTTCCCTGTTATAGTAGTAATTGACAGCGAGGGTAATAATCTTTATGAAACAGCTATTAAACAGTATTGTGTTGAAAAATAG
- a CDS encoding ABC transporter substrate-binding protein has product MKKKVLAVVLGMSMVVAMMTGCGASKETSDSANSAEKTYTIGISQFAEHGSLDNCREGFIEGLKEEGLEEGKNLKIVTNNADADTGTAAQIADQFVADKVDMICAIATPSAQAAYNAAMETDIPVVYTAVTNPVAAELANDDKSPVGNVTGTSDELPVEAQLKMIREILPDAKTIGILYTTSEANSVYSIEQYEKLADKYGFKIEKTGITNTSEIQLAASDLLGKVDCLTNLTDNTVVSALPTVLGLANEKGIPVFGSEIEQVKLGCLAAEGIEYTQLGKDTGKMAAKILKGEASASEMDYELITESSLYVNEKVAENLGITVPDTMKERAVESFTEITEN; this is encoded by the coding sequence ATGAAAAAGAAAGTATTAGCAGTTGTATTGGGAATGAGCATGGTAGTAGCAATGATGACAGGATGTGGAGCATCAAAAGAAACTTCTGATAGTGCAAACAGTGCTGAAAAGACATATACAATCGGAATCAGCCAGTTTGCTGAACATGGTTCGTTAGATAACTGTCGTGAAGGCTTTATTGAGGGTTTAAAGGAAGAGGGACTCGAAGAAGGAAAAAATTTAAAAATTGTAACAAATAACGCAGATGCAGATACAGGAACAGCAGCCCAGATCGCAGATCAGTTCGTAGCTGATAAAGTTGATATGATTTGTGCAATCGCAACACCAAGTGCACAGGCAGCATACAACGCAGCAATGGAAACGGATATCCCGGTTGTATACACAGCAGTTACAAATCCGGTTGCAGCAGAACTTGCAAATGATGATAAATCTCCAGTTGGAAATGTAACAGGAACAAGTGATGAACTGCCGGTTGAAGCACAGCTTAAGATGATTAGAGAAATCTTGCCGGATGCAAAAACAATCGGTATTCTCTACACAACAAGCGAAGCAAACTCTGTATACAGTATTGAACAATATGAAAAACTGGCTGACAAATATGGATTCAAAATTGAAAAAACAGGTATCACAAATACATCAGAAATTCAGCTTGCAGCATCTGATCTGCTCGGAAAAGTAGATTGTCTTACAAACCTGACAGATAATACAGTTGTAAGTGCACTTCCTACAGTTCTGGGATTGGCAAACGAAAAGGGAATCCCGGTATTTGGAAGTGAAATTGAGCAGGTTAAACTTGGATGTCTGGCTGCAGAAGGAATCGAGTATACACAGCTTGGAAAAGATACAGGAAAAATGGCAGCAAAAATCTTAAAAGGCGAAGCCAGTGCATCTGAAATGGATTATGAACTGATCACAGAAAGCAGCCTTTATGTAAATGAAAAAGTAGCAGAAAATCTTGGAATCACAGTACCGGATACAATGAAAGAGCGTGCTGTAGAATCATTCACAGAGATTACAGAAAATTAA
- a CDS encoding fumarate hydratase — protein MVRTINVNEITKNIKEMCIEANHYLSPDMDKAMKQAEQTEKSPLGKQILGQLQENLKIAAEDMIPICQDTGMAVIFLEIGQDVHFEGGLLEDAVNEGVRQGYVDGYLRKSVVKDPLIRENTKDNTPAILHTKIVAGNKVKIKVAPKGFGSENMSRVFMLKPAEGIEGVKEAILTAVKDAGPNACPPMVVGVGIGGTFEKCALMAKEALTREVGTHSDIPYVKEMEEEVLEKINGLGIGPGGLGGTTTALAVNINTYPTHIAGLPVGVNICCHVNRHAIREI, from the coding sequence ATGGTGCGTACAATAAATGTAAATGAAATCACGAAAAATATAAAGGAAATGTGTATTGAAGCAAATCATTATCTGTCACCGGATATGGATAAAGCAATGAAACAGGCGGAGCAAACAGAAAAATCTCCACTTGGAAAACAAATCTTAGGGCAGTTACAGGAAAACCTAAAAATAGCAGCAGAGGACATGATTCCGATTTGTCAGGACACAGGAATGGCAGTTATATTTTTAGAAATTGGCCAGGATGTACATTTTGAAGGAGGTTTGCTTGAAGATGCGGTCAATGAAGGTGTGCGACAGGGCTATGTAGATGGATACTTGAGAAAATCTGTTGTGAAAGATCCATTGATTCGTGAAAATACAAAAGACAATACACCGGCAATTCTGCATACAAAAATCGTTGCCGGCAATAAGGTAAAAATAAAAGTCGCACCAAAAGGATTTGGAAGTGAGAATATGAGCCGAGTGTTCATGCTGAAACCGGCAGAAGGAATTGAAGGAGTGAAAGAGGCAATTCTTACAGCTGTGAAAGATGCTGGACCAAATGCATGCCCGCCAATGGTAGTTGGTGTTGGTATCGGTGGTACATTTGAAAAATGTGCATTGATGGCAAAAGAAGCACTGACTCGTGAAGTAGGAACACATTCGGATATTCCATATGTTAAAGAGATGGAAGAAGAAGTGTTGGAGAAAATTAATGGCCTGGGAATCGGACCAGGAGGACTTGGTGGTACAACGACAGCATTGGCTGTTAATATCAATACATATCCGACTCATATAGCAGGACTTCCGGTCGGGGTAAATATTTGTTGTCACGTAAACAGACATGCAATCCGGGAAATTTAA